Proteins from a genomic interval of Streptomyces sp. NBC_00820:
- a CDS encoding TlpA family protein disulfide reductase — protein MVLVAASVVGLPHERRSGRVRVRVRGHDDGKGFGAAEPGDGPGGEPSGGLGDRLGSGLGERATLVQFSSAFCAPCRATRRVLGEVAAMVPGVSHVEIDAEDHLDLVRALEILKTPTVLVLDADGRVVRRATGQPRKADVIAALGEAV, from the coding sequence GTGGTTCTCGTGGCGGCGAGCGTCGTGGGGCTGCCGCACGAGCGGCGAAGCGGGAGGGTGAGGGTGCGGGTGCGCGGACACGACGACGGCAAGGGGTTCGGTGCCGCCGAGCCGGGTGACGGACCGGGCGGCGAGCCGAGTGGCGGGCTGGGTGACCGGCTGGGTTCCGGACTGGGGGAGCGGGCCACGCTCGTGCAGTTCTCCAGCGCCTTCTGCGCACCCTGCCGGGCCACCAGACGCGTCCTCGGCGAGGTCGCCGCGATGGTCCCGGGCGTCAGCCACGTCGAGATCGACGCCGAGGACCACCTGGACCTCGTGCGCGCCCTGGAGATCCTCAAGACCCCCACCGTGCTGGTGCTCGACGCGGACGGCAGGGTGGTGCGGCGCGCCACCGGGCAGCCGCGCAAGGCGGACGTCATCGCGGCGCTGGGGGAGGCCGTGTGA
- a CDS encoding lysophospholipid acyltransferase family protein, translating into MAELVYRPVVGFAKTLFKVWDLKIDCKGSENIPRSGGAVLVSNHISYMDFIFNGLAALPQNRLVRFMAKESVFRHKISGPLMRGMKHIPVDRRQGETAYTHALDSLRSGEIVGVFPEATISQSFTLKSFKSGAARLAQEAGVPLIPMAVWGTQRLWTKGQPRNFKRSHTPITIRVGEAVEAPTDQYAGAITRRLREGVQDLLDAAQRAYPTRPKGTEDSWWLPAHLGGTAPTMEQLRAAEAL; encoded by the coding sequence ATGGCAGAGCTGGTCTACCGTCCCGTCGTCGGATTCGCCAAGACGTTGTTCAAGGTGTGGGACCTCAAGATCGACTGCAAGGGATCGGAGAACATCCCGCGCTCGGGCGGCGCCGTGCTGGTGAGCAATCACATCAGCTACATGGACTTCATCTTCAACGGCCTGGCCGCCCTCCCGCAGAACCGGCTGGTGCGCTTCATGGCGAAGGAGTCCGTGTTCCGCCACAAGATCTCGGGCCCGCTGATGCGCGGGATGAAGCACATCCCGGTGGACCGGCGGCAGGGCGAGACCGCGTACACGCACGCGCTGGACTCTCTGCGCTCCGGTGAGATCGTCGGCGTCTTCCCGGAGGCCACGATCTCGCAGTCCTTCACCCTGAAGAGCTTCAAGTCGGGTGCCGCGCGCCTCGCCCAGGAAGCCGGTGTCCCGCTGATCCCGATGGCGGTGTGGGGCACCCAGCGCCTGTGGACCAAGGGGCAGCCCCGCAACTTCAAGCGCAGCCACACCCCCATCACCATCCGGGTGGGCGAGGCGGTGGAGGCCCCCACGGACCAGTACGCCGGGGCGATCACGCGCCGCCTGCGCGAGGGCGTCCAGGACCTGCTCGACGCCGCCCAGCGCGCCTACCCCACCCGCCCCAAGGGCACCGAGGACTCCTGGTGGCTCCCGGCCCACCTCGGCGGTACGGCGCCGACGATGGAGCAGCTGCGGGCGGCCGAGGCTCTCTGA